A genomic window from Polaribacter gangjinensis includes:
- a CDS encoding WD40/YVTN/BNR-like repeat-containing protein encodes MKKILILFLFTSSLAFSQEFSMDLVKNMKPRNIGPGGMSGRVTAIDAVESNPDIIYVGTASGGIWKSTSGGIKWEPIFDKELTASIGAIAIQQSNPSVVWAGTGEGNPRNSLNGGFGIYKSLDAGKTWKLMGLEKTRHIHRVIVHPTNPDVVYVGAIGSPWGEHQERGVYKTMDGGKTWKQILFTNKKSGVADMIIDPSNPNKIIAAMWEHKRDPWFFKSGGEGSGLFITHDGGENWKKITDKEGFPKGDLGRIGVAIARSNPDIVYALVEAKKNALYRSEDGGFSWKKVNDKDDIGNRPFYYSEIYVDPQNENRVYSVFTYVNVSEDGGRNFKELMPAYGVDNGVHPDHHAWWIHPKNGKFMIDGNDGGLNITRDGGKSWRFIGNIPVAQFYHINVDNEFPYNVYGGMQDNGSWRGPAYVWKAQGIRNSYWQEISFGDGFDVISDRDDARYGWSMSQQGSVVRFDYLTGNNYSVKPTHPDAKIELRFNWNAAINIDPFDNNTLYFGSQFVHKSTDKGLTWTVISPDLTTNNPEKLKQGESGGLTMDATGAENHCTILVIEPTILEKDVLWAATDDGQVHITNDGGKNWTNVSKNLKDLPENSWITQIKASNKNKGEALLVANDYRRFNYKPYAYRTKNYGKTWERIVDENDVASFTLSIIEDPENENLLFLGTDDGLYISIDAGKKWTKWTQGFPTVPVNDLVIHPREHDLIIGTFGRAAWVLDDIKPLRALAKGKNLQEKLLLFQPPTAYQAAYQQPTGSRFGADAMYQGENRKGGAQISYYLNIPKDAKKEEKQDSIKLEIFDGKRLIRTLQFKTPEESGIHKTTWNLDEKGVDRASRSIRNSSREPSGVEVKPGVYKLKMSFGELVSEQTIKVGFDPRLQISEEAINQKYDASKTMESHQEKMAAIVKQLVESKNTATTIKEQLSKNDKKKYDAEIKSSTEVIKKIDDLIAIYLGKVDERQGITRNPEVTVSQRFGTAFSYIRSRFGNQTDTEKQLVNQFLDAFKNAISKTNAFFNSDWIAYKNATDGIIISPFKEFKIFNEN; translated from the coding sequence ATGAAAAAAATTCTCATTTTATTTTTATTTACAAGTTCTTTGGCTTTTTCTCAGGAATTTTCCATGGATTTGGTTAAAAACATGAAACCCAGAAATATTGGTCCAGGTGGAATGTCTGGACGTGTTACAGCAATAGATGCAGTAGAATCTAATCCTGACATTATCTATGTTGGAACTGCTTCTGGAGGAATTTGGAAATCCACTTCAGGAGGCATCAAATGGGAACCTATTTTTGATAAAGAACTCACAGCTTCCATTGGTGCAATTGCCATTCAACAATCCAATCCGAGTGTAGTTTGGGCAGGAACTGGCGAAGGAAATCCAAGAAATAGTTTGAATGGTGGTTTCGGAATTTATAAATCTTTGGATGCTGGAAAAACATGGAAATTGATGGGTTTAGAAAAAACGCGTCACATTCACAGAGTCATCGTTCATCCTACAAATCCTGATGTTGTGTATGTAGGCGCAATTGGTTCACCTTGGGGAGAACACCAAGAACGTGGTGTTTATAAAACTATGGATGGTGGAAAAACTTGGAAACAAATTTTATTTACCAATAAAAAATCGGGAGTTGCTGATATGATTATAGATCCATCAAATCCAAATAAAATCATTGCTGCCATGTGGGAACACAAACGCGATCCTTGGTTTTTTAAATCAGGTGGTGAAGGAAGTGGTTTATTCATAACACATGATGGAGGAGAAAATTGGAAAAAAATCACTGATAAAGAAGGATTTCCAAAAGGAGATTTGGGTAGAATTGGAGTAGCTATTGCACGTTCAAATCCTGATATTGTGTATGCTTTGGTTGAAGCAAAAAAAAATGCGTTATACAGAAGTGAAGATGGTGGTTTTTCATGGAAAAAAGTAAATGATAAAGATGATATTGGCAATCGTCCTTTTTACTATTCTGAAATTTATGTTGATCCACAAAATGAAAATCGCGTGTATTCTGTATTCACCTATGTAAATGTTTCAGAAGATGGAGGCAGAAATTTTAAAGAATTGATGCCTGCTTATGGCGTTGACAATGGTGTTCATCCTGATCATCATGCTTGGTGGATTCATCCAAAAAACGGAAAATTCATGATTGATGGTAATGATGGTGGTTTAAATATCACCAGAGATGGAGGAAAATCTTGGAGATTTATTGGCAATATTCCTGTGGCACAATTTTATCACATCAATGTTGATAACGAGTTTCCTTACAATGTTTACGGTGGAATGCAAGATAATGGTTCTTGGAGAGGTCCTGCCTACGTTTGGAAAGCACAAGGAATTCGAAATTCATACTGGCAAGAAATCAGTTTTGGTGACGGTTTTGATGTAATTTCAGACAGAGATGATGCACGTTATGGATGGTCTATGAGTCAGCAAGGAAGTGTGGTTCGTTTTGATTATTTGACAGGTAATAATTATTCTGTAAAACCTACACATCCAGATGCAAAAATTGAATTGCGTTTCAACTGGAATGCTGCCATCAATATTGATCCTTTTGATAATAATACCTTGTATTTTGGAAGTCAATTTGTACATAAATCTACTGACAAAGGTTTGACTTGGACAGTAATATCTCCTGATTTAACAACCAATAATCCTGAAAAACTAAAGCAAGGAGAAAGTGGAGGATTAACTATGGATGCAACTGGTGCTGAAAATCACTGTACCATTTTAGTGATTGAACCAACCATTCTCGAAAAAGATGTTTTGTGGGCTGCCACTGATGATGGTCAAGTACATATCACCAATGATGGTGGAAAAAATTGGACAAATGTTTCTAAAAATCTGAAAGATTTGCCAGAAAATAGTTGGATAACACAAATCAAAGCTTCCAATAAAAACAAAGGTGAAGCTTTGTTAGTTGCCAATGATTACAGAAGATTCAACTACAAACCCTATGCGTACAGAACCAAAAATTATGGAAAAACGTGGGAACGTATTGTAGATGAAAATGATGTAGCTAGTTTTACATTGAGTATTATTGAAGATCCAGAAAATGAAAACTTACTCTTTTTAGGAACTGATGACGGATTATACATTTCTATTGATGCAGGAAAAAAATGGACAAAATGGACACAAGGTTTTCCAACAGTTCCAGTAAATGATTTGGTAATTCACCCAAGAGAACACGATTTAATCATTGGTACATTTGGACGAGCAGCTTGGGTTTTAGACGACATCAAACCGTTAAGAGCGCTTGCAAAAGGTAAAAACTTACAGGAAAAATTGTTGCTTTTTCAACCACCAACAGCGTATCAAGCTGCTTATCAACAACCTACAGGAAGTAGATTTGGTGCAGATGCCATGTACCAAGGAGAAAACAGAAAAGGCGGAGCACAAATTTCATACTATTTGAATATTCCAAAAGATGCTAAAAAGGAAGAAAAACAAGATTCTATCAAACTGGAAATTTTTGATGGTAAACGTTTGATTAGAACCTTACAATTTAAAACTCCTGAAGAAAGTGGAATTCATAAAACCACTTGGAATTTGGATGAAAAAGGTGTTGATAGAGCTTCAAGAAGTATCAGAAATTCATCAAGAGAACCCTCAGGAGTTGAGGTAAAACCAGGAGTTTATAAACTAAAAATGAGTTTTGGTGAGTTGGTATCTGAACAAACTATCAAAGTTGGATTTGATCCAAGATTGCAAATTTCTGAAGAGGCAATCAATCAAAAATACGATGCTAGCAAAACCATGGAAAGTCATCAAGAAAAAATGGCAGCAATTGTAAAGCAATTGGTTGAAAGTAAAAATACAGCAACAACAATCAAAGAGCAATTGTCAAAAAATGATAAAAAGAAATACGATGCTGAAATCAAATCTTCGACTGAAG
- a CDS encoding helicase HerA-like domain-containing protein, with amino-acid sequence MSQQEKFFEYINSGYTTKGDFINLGAAMLGEQAITNAFVKVPLKTLNRHGLIAGATGTGKTKTLQVLAENLSDKGIPVLLMDVKGDLSGLAQPSTGNPKIDERHKIIGFPFEAKKFPVEILTISKQNGTRIRATISEFGPVLLSRILDLSEAQEGIMAIIFKYCDDHKLPLLDLKDFKKVLQFITNEGKEELEAEYGRISTSSTGAILRKIIEIEHQGGDLFFGEKSFEVDDLTRVDENGRGIISVLRLTDIQDKPKLFSTFMLQLLAEVYQTFPEQGDSDRPELIIFIDEAHLVFEEATKALLNQIESVVKLIRSKGIGLYFVTQNPNDVPEDILAQLGLKIQHSLRAFTAKDRKAIKLAAENYPNSEYYNTSEVLTQLGIGEAFVSVLNEKGIPTPLARTLLRAPMSRMDVLTDKELAEVINNSKIIHKYNQEIDRESAYELLNNKIESSILAAEKAKREEEFQKEREKFEKEKAKQASKPTTRRSTAQDPLVKVLTSATFVRAVFGVLGKLMK; translated from the coding sequence ATGAGTCAACAAGAAAAATTCTTTGAATACATCAATTCAGGTTATACAACCAAAGGCGATTTTATAAATTTGGGTGCTGCTATGTTGGGTGAACAAGCCATCACAAATGCATTTGTAAAAGTTCCTTTAAAAACCCTCAACAGACATGGTTTGATTGCAGGTGCAACAGGAACTGGAAAAACCAAAACCCTGCAAGTTTTAGCAGAAAATTTATCAGATAAAGGAATTCCTGTGTTATTGATGGATGTAAAAGGTGATTTATCTGGTTTGGCGCAACCAAGTACTGGAAATCCAAAAATTGATGAACGTCACAAAATCATTGGTTTTCCTTTTGAAGCAAAGAAATTTCCTGTTGAAATTTTAACGATTTCCAAACAAAATGGTACTAGAATTCGGGCTACAATTTCAGAATTTGGACCTGTTTTGCTCTCACGAATTTTAGATTTATCTGAAGCACAAGAGGGAATAATGGCAATTATTTTTAAATACTGTGACGATCATAAATTGCCTTTATTAGATTTGAAAGACTTTAAAAAAGTGTTGCAATTCATTACCAATGAAGGAAAAGAAGAACTAGAAGCTGAATATGGACGCATTTCTACGTCAAGCACTGGAGCTATTTTAAGAAAAATCATCGAAATTGAACATCAAGGAGGCGATTTGTTTTTTGGAGAAAAATCCTTTGAAGTTGATGATTTAACTAGAGTTGATGAAAATGGAAGAGGTATTATTTCGGTGTTGCGTTTAACAGATATTCAAGACAAACCCAAATTATTTTCCACATTTATGCTACAACTATTGGCAGAAGTGTATCAAACTTTTCCAGAACAAGGAGATAGTGACAGGCCTGAGCTTATCATTTTTATTGACGAAGCGCATTTGGTTTTTGAAGAAGCTACCAAAGCTTTACTAAATCAAATAGAAAGTGTGGTTAAATTGATTCGTTCAAAAGGCATTGGATTGTATTTTGTAACTCAAAATCCGAATGATGTTCCTGAAGATATTTTAGCACAATTAGGTTTAAAAATCCAACATTCTTTACGTGCTTTCACAGCAAAAGATAGAAAAGCTATCAAATTAGCAGCCGAAAATTATCCGAATTCAGAATATTATAACACAAGTGAAGTATTAACACAACTCGGAATTGGAGAGGCTTTCGTTTCTGTATTAAATGAAAAAGGAATTCCAACTCCATTAGCTAGAACCTTATTGCGAGCGCCCATGAGTAGAATGGATGTATTGACAGACAAGGAGTTAGCAGAGGTAATTAATAACTCGAAAATCATTCATAAATACAATCAAGAAATTGACAGAGAAAGTGCTTACGAATTATTAAACAATAAAATAGAAAGTAGTATTTTAGCTGCCGAAAAAGCAAAAAGAGAAGAAGAATTTCAAAAAGAGCGTGAAAAGTTCGAAAAAGAAAAAGCTAAACAAGCTTCAAAACCAACAACAAGAAGAAGTACAGCACAAGACCCATTAGTTAAAGTGTTGACAAGTGCTACTTTTGTAAGAGCTGTTTTTGGAGTTTTAGGCAAATTGATGAAATAA